CACCGTTCTATTTGCAGCTACATTTGCAATTTCGATCAAGGTGCTCAACTTCCAAAGGAGATAAGGAACCCGAATAGCTTGATACCGCTTAATAATTTAGTTGACTAGAACTAGAGATGCATGTTTTAAGAGCCTAGCTGTATATTTTCCTTCTTAAATGTTCAATTAAGTTGTGTGATCTTATGTAGAAATTGTTCATCTTCTAACGAAGAAATTGAAgtgatttttttgttcttaCATATACGACTCCGCTGACATCGATTCATcccaagaaaaaagaagaagaaaagacaGACTGCGCACAGCTTTATCCTGGGATTTGGCCCATTAACCAAATGGGCTCGATCAGGCCCATCGAGAACACCAGTAGGTGGGCCTCAATGCTCACAAACACGATCCAATAAAAGTAACATCCTACCAAGACGACGCTGTGGGTTGGATTgattaaaacatatatatatatatatatcatcgtCCAgatcaaaaaggaaaaacaattgTTGTGCCACTGTCAAGAAATAATACAattgtaataaaataaaagcaaCGAAAAATCTTGATAGGCTCGAAAATGACACGGATTACATCTTCTGAGGGAAAGATTACTACTGTGTAATTAGTTGTTAATTAGCTCATACATGTAGTGGTCCTGAAATTCACGAAAATGATGATCAGATGATACCTAGCTAGCCATTATGcatcattatttattattaaggggctgataatatatatatatatatatcatttagcAAGTTGTAATTCAACATATATAGTTGTCTGCACACATAATGCATGATCAAGGGAAATTAGCAATTTGCGCAGGGCTACAAATTACACGTAAATTCActgatttcattatttttgtttacatCTATTCTTCTATCTGTCTACTCAATCATCTATAAAGTTTTGTTAaataatttctctctctctctctctctctctctctctctctctctctctctcatttaaCCTAAAAAAGATAAACAGATTGAGCAATGAATATTATTGTTTAGATCAATGATGATATTAACAattccttttcattttggGAGACCAAGAAACTTGTCCCCAAATAATGAAAGAGCATAAAATAAAGAACTTTGATCTAagcaatattaataatatatatatatatatatatatatgtattaaggAGATTGCATTCGATTTGGTTTAATGATCTGATGATGAGAATCATTGTCGCTCGTCACATCATCGATGTATTGTCATTTAAGTAACCGAAAGATTCCTCCATACATATTTGTATGTATGCATGCGCCACATTATTTATACGTGTAGTTTATATGTGGCACGAACATATATCGTGTGGAGGTACACATACCTAACATCAcacttataaataataataataataataataagatcaCGTGCATAATTTCCCTTTATTTAAACATTTATATGGCTGGCTGTGAATCTGGAACCACGCGAAATCGGTACtctctaaaaataaaaagtttgagtacgtgtatatatatcaataataGGCGAAATGCCGcacatttatataaatttgaatattatAATGAGCTGATAATTGATACAGACTCGTATggtatattttatatgttatcttaattattatttttttatttttagaagcGCTATTTGGTATGTTAtctgcatgtatatatataatcctaTCCCTCCCACATGATCAAAACAGAGTAATAATTACTTGTTATAAAACCTAATTGCAACGCCGAACCATTACTTGCATAGTGTTAGTAACTAAGGCAAATCATTATGGGTTCCTTTGGCCCACCTGTTAATCTCCCTCACTTTCACTTCTCGGAGGACACTCTGAGACCCGGAACAGCTTCTTGGTCCTCCACCTGCAATGTGGTTAGGCGAGCCCTGGAAGACTATGGCTTCTTCCTCGTGACCTATGATAAGATCACGCCAGACATGCATGACTCAACCTTCAATGCAGTCCAAGAGCTGTTCGATGGTGTACCGACGGACACCAAGATGAAGAACACATACGAGAAGCCCTTGAATGGCTATGTTGGGCAGATACCTAAGCTGCCCCTCCACGAAAGCTTGGGCATCGACGATGCGACCTCATTTGAGGGCACCCAAAGATTCACGGACACCATGTGGCCCGGTACTGGAAACAATAGCTTCTGGTACATTTCCTGTATCTTCTCGAGCTTTTGTCACTCATCAGTGCGTAATTCACGTCAAAATGGCAAATGCAGTCAAACAGCATTATCTAACCCTGTAGGACTAGGTCCATATCGATTGACTTCGTTACTGTCAAGgtgtttgttgattttttaCATACTTGAGATGGGTTCTttcatttatattcttatttctCAGAATCTCTCAGGGCCCGAGCCTTTGTTTTATCAGCTGGGTGCTATTTAATCATATTACAACTAATCTCCTGTGATTAGCCATACCATACACTCGTATGCGAAGCTTGCCGGGAACTTGGATCAGATTGCCAGCAGGATGATATTCGAGAGCTATGGTGTGGAGCAGCACTATGATTCGTACATCAAATCAACCGCTTACCTGCTCCGGCTTATCAAGAATAGGGCGCCAAAAGGAGATGAGCCTAATCTCGGGTTTATAAATCACACTGATAAGAGCTTCACAACCGTTCTTCACCAAAATGGCCATGTCAATGGCTTGGAGGTAGAAATGAAGAACGGAGAGTGGATCAAGGTCGAGATGTCATCTTCCATCTTCGTGGTCATGGCAGGCGATGCATTGATGGTAATCACAGCTTAGCTACAGAATCAGATTGTCAGATTCATTGCTTCAACCGGTCCGACGACTGAGTTTATAAAACTAACACAAATGATCATTAGGATACTTTGTTTTTGGATTAATTAATCTGATTTTTGTTGGCTCAGGCATGGAGCAATGACAGGATACAGTCTCCAAACCATAAGGTCACGATAATCGGAGACCAAGACAGATACACCCTAGCACAATTCTCATTCAACAACGGGGTAATTCAAGTGCCCGATCAGCTGGTTGATGATGAGCACCCATTAAAGTACAAGCCATTCGATCATCTTGGGCTACTCCGATACTACCGCACGGACGAGGGATACAAATCAAAGTGTCCAATCAAATCGTACTGCGGCATTTACTAATCTACTACTAGCGCTTATTTAGCATTCTGAGATTGCTTGGTTTTGTCAAGGAAGGACGATTTGCTATGAGATATGTATCTGCTAAGCTTTGTGAAGGGTGAATTTTTGTGTTTGCAATGGGTGATGATGTTAAAGTAAGGATGAATTATAGCTTGTCGATGAGTTTATTTAAAGagtcttttttattattactgAATTCTCTTTATTTCTGGCAACGAGCTAGTTAATTTGAAGCACAAAAAAGAATCAGATAACCATTTTTCTTCCAATAGAGAATCGGCCTCTCAGAGTGTCATGATAAACAATTGAGTAATGTAATGCTGCAGCTGCCGAATTCGGAGAATATTATATTGTATTAATTATTGTAATCCGATTTTGACAGCTTACATGACTCAAATGTACTTAATTATGTTACATTCAGGAGAATGTCGTGTGTGCAACGGTAGTATCACGTAGGATTATACCATAAAActcatgaaaaatattatttttatcaacaataatttttttttctatttttgtttaGATACTAAAAAGCAAAAATGACAAACTCTTATTGGCTTGTGGCATTGTCACATGATACCGCTATTGTATAAAGGCTTTCTCCACATTCAGAGGGTGATTCTCTATCGGAAGAAAACTGGTTATTTTATCTGCCTTTCTGAATTTATAGCTCAGCCCTCCCTCATTTAAAGCCTTCGAATTTGAAAAAGGCAGTGTAGCTTAGAGGCACGCACCCTATCATGTGAATCAAGAGGTCCCGAGTCAATTCTAGTCAAATAATGCTACTTGAATGTTATTTTATATGATTATTAGAACTGTCTCTACTTAATTCTATCTtctcaaaaaatatatgtagatTTTTATCTTGTGATTAGAATAAACGGATCTTGTCTTTTAAATCTGAGTTGCTTGCAACTCCATTGGATTAGTAATATTCGAGACCTTTTTATGTACCTCGCGAAATCACAGGTCATCTCTTAGAGATTGCCTAGGCCAACTTGCCTCCTCCCAAGTTTTGTCTTCACCCGAGCAATTGAAATATGTTAGGATTTGATGTGGGGCGTGATGCAATGCAACGCCAACCTTGATTTTTCGCTTTATCTGGATCATTCATTAGGTATAACTAGCTAGTAAGGTAATTAGCTCATATCTGACTTGTAAATTCGATACTTGAATCAGAGTTCGTtatgatcaaaagaaaataagcaATATTGGAAAATGAGGTTTGGTACGGTGGCATCAATAACTTTCAATCTAGAGTAAAAAAGTTCTAAATTCGATTCTTATCAGTGGGATTTCTCGTACTCctttatttcttattatttatcCGTATCCCCCTCTAAGTCCCATGCACCTTGTTTGTAACCAGAAAAAAGCCAATACTCATGACTCTTCTCTCGATGAAGAGCTAAGAAATTAGTGATATGCATACATTGATAATATGAGAGGTCAGTACAAGGTATTGACGGCCTCAAAGAGAACAAGACCTTGGAAGACAATATAATGAGAGACGACGAAGAAGAGATACAACAGAAGATCCCTTACCAAACATATCAAACATAAGAGTCTCCGAATTAGTCAGGAAAGAAAGATAGATGCAAAAAAACGAAGAGACGGTAGCAAAGAAACTGGCagatcaaaatcaaagaagCAACAGAATGCCCCGAACAACATCAATAATGACAACATCAGACGACACATACATGTGGTACTGTGGGGATCCTATATCTGTCATCCCTCGTTCAAGTTACAATCGATTGACGAGACCATGCCATTTTCAGGATATATAATTACTTAACATGGACCACGCCACGGAGCTGTGTATACCTGTCCCATTGGGCTGGTGTGGTGCCGGCTAGTGCTTCATTTTGTTATGACTTCGAATTGAATATATTTCTAGACCCAATCAATATTATCAACATCACTGAGAGATCACCGATCTGTTCAAAACTTCAGTTTCAAGTCCTGTATTATACTATAGAAGTTACAATAATTGAAACAGAAATATGGTACTTTCACAAGTCACAACAATTGCTTAATTTTAACATGGACCACATTTTTAAAGTCGTATAGCCCTTGTCATGTTTGGGTGGTGCCGGATAGGGCTTCGTTAGGTTCTATATTCGAACTGGAAATAATTCTAGATCCAATCAACATCAATGAGCGAGATCATTAATTGATCTCTTCAAAACTTCGCTTTCGaacattttgaaaaaaattgccAACCTTCATTATCGGAAATTTGCGGTCATCACGCTAAATCAGTGCCTAACCAAAACTTTAACTGCACATACATATTTAGGTAAGCAAATCTATACCCGAAGAGGGCTATATATAGAGTTTATTACACTGGCTACATCACTTCCATTGAATTATTAAAACCACTAGTCGGCCTGCTCTTTCTTCCAACCGGGAATTTTTTAAGGCGTTTAGTCTCCATCAATGGCGTCCACATGAAGAACAGAAAAAGACTTGAGTCCCTATCAAGAGTATTGAAAATAAGTACACAAGAGTTGGCTTGTGGGGATTACTTAAGAAAGAGGAACAATAAAGCCACTTTCCGATTGGAAATCTGGAACAAGTCAATACCGTGGTTGTATGAGAGGTGGAATCCGGTTAACTAGCCAGAAAACCACGAGAATACATTATCACCTAATGGATCGAGCTTTTAGGTTGGATATACGCGCAATCACTAGcttataattattaagattGGGTGTTTAAACGCATGTGATACGTGTAAGTGTTAATGCCCCATGATACCAAATGAGAATGGGTGTTGAGAAtctcatgaaaaaaaaaactttttaattgAGGTAAATGAGCCGAACaacttataaattttaaagtcATTCTAAATAAGATGCCGCGGTTGCATGCATGCGTTTGTCTTAAACTTATTGGAGCAGTGAAAACTGTAGCTGATGAAGTGCTCATCAATTAACCAAATtgacaaataaaaagaatattagTCTTCCTGTGTcatcttatattatattaattatgttgtattatattatagtGTTAGGTATCATGTTATTCAAAGGGTCTTCACTCGGATTTACGAAAGAAGTTTAGTATGTTCGGTAAGATTTAATGATTTCAAATGTGCTTCCGGTACTGCTCTTGTTCTGCTTGGAGATAATATTGGGAATTATAATCCCAcgtgaaaaaaatgaaagaataatcattagtttatatgagacttaaGTATCAACACTTattagcttgagcttttaagtggatatgaaCTCAGGTCCGCATAAATCCAATGAAAGTTTAATAGATAATATACTTATGTTATTTTTCGGTGAGATATAAATGaaggaaaattaaaagttaaagCATATAAAAGCAATAGATACCTGATGTTATCATGGATTCATCCAGATTTCTGGAGTGTTCGGGCAATCACAGAGAACGTGAAGATTCATCTTGtcttcccaaaaaaaaacagcaGCCACATATTCCTGATGAGCAAGGCTATGTACATTTTCATGACATACTCATGTTGCATATATCACAGTGGTGCAACTGATCTATAGCAAGATACTTCATGCACAATGTTTTTCATTATTCACGTGATTACACTGTGTCATAGGCATAAGTCTTATTGCGAAAGTCTTATGTATAGGGGAATATCACAAGTCAATAAGGATTTAACAATATTTGTTGATTTATAGaaatattacaaaaataaaaaaaataatgtcgataagaataagaaaaattgaCGCATGCCTTTTGATATACTCAGTCTGTCATGGACATATGTACTGAGATGCTTTTGACTTTGTTGTCTCGGAGCAAGGATTGCTTTAACGCCATATGTAGGAGGTTATAAGTTAATTAATATTGCATTAGTGGAACGATTAGGTCTAAGCACTGCCAGCAAATTACTACACATTTGATAAATCCAAGGAGTTGCGAGGTTCCTTGgctctacccaaaaaaaataataataataagtctTCGACATTTCCTGTGAAAAAATgcagccttttttttttttgtctaatGTGATCACCATACATTCTAAGCAAGCATATTTAAAGAACTTCGGACGGCAAGGCATGAAATTCTCCAAACCGGTGGATCTTTCTGCACTAAAATTGTGTACCAGTAGATGCTTTCGAGCTAGATGGATATCTCtgcaattattttatatagagGGGTATCATCGCAATTTATCCATGCACGAATTTATATAAATACCAATGGGAATTAAAATTAGTGGTAGAAGCCTACATCACGAGTTGTGTGGTCCCTTAAGATTAACCAACCGACCAAACCCAGCTGGGCACAGTTGACAAAAATTTATTCATGGGTTCTCTGTCTGATACTCTACCTAGAATTCCTGTCATAGATTTCTCAGGGGAGGATCTTAAGCCTCAGACAGATCCATGGCTCCGTACCACAAAACTTGTCAAGCTAGCCCTAGAAGAATTTGGCTGTTTTGTGGCAGTCTATGATAAGGTCTCTCCAGACCTTCAAGACACAATTTTCCACGAATTGGAGGGCTTGTTTAACCTCCCTAACGATGTCAAAGCGCGGAACATCATTTCTGACAAGCCATACTTCGGGTACAGCGGGAATCATCCATTGGTCCCTCTGCTCGAAGGGACAGGAATTGATAACGCTACCAGCCTTGAAGGGATCCAGAGCTTCGCGAGCCTCATGTGGCCCGCGGGGAATGATCGGTTTAGGTAATATACATATGAGCCTCATGTTTCGCACATGCGTAGCTAGTGAGGTTAAgtgttgttgttttttttcttttttgcatgATTTGGATTATTGGCTGATTATATGTGCTTCTAAAACCTTTGTAGTGATACTGCTCTCTCATACGTGAAACAAGTGTCAGAACTGGAACGGGCGGTGACGAGGATGCTGTTTGATAGTTACGGGCTACAAGAGAACTATTACGACTCTCATGTCGGATCAACCAATTACATGCTTCGGCTCATGAAGTATCGGGCCCCCGACCCGGAAGAGACCGATATCGGGTGTGATGTTCATACTGACAAGAGCTTCTTCACCATCCTTCATCAAAATGAAGTTAATGGGTTGGAGATTAAGACCAAGGGTGGGGATTGGGTAGGGTTTGAGCTCTCCCCATCATCTTTCGTGGTCATGGCAGGCGACGCATTGATGGTAATCGCTATGCTAATAATCAATTATATCCATTCCCTTTATCTAGTTAGGGAGGATCATAATATAACAAGTTCTAGGTATGAATTTAAAATCGATAACTAGATTAATTAAGCGGATACAATCACTAAAACAACAACTGGCATTTTACTTTATCTCATTACGTCTCTCAAATTGAAGCTTAGTCAAGAGACTGCAGACAGTGAGACCCTCACCCGCATATAAATGAATGCAGTAGGCTCAGCATAAAATGGCATGTCTGGAGTAACAGTGCACTTAACAACGAAGATCAACTGATACTAACTCTaactcaaaaagaaaaaaattgaaaaacatgTATATATCCATGTCAATAAGAGATTGACTGATCGACGTATGTCTGTGAAAACATCgcatatgcatataatatcacacatatatatatgtgggtGCGCGTGTTAAGGGGAAGGCTGTTGATTTTGAGCAGGCATGGAGCAACGGGAGAGTACATTCGGCCTTTCACAGGGTGGTCATGAACAGAGATATCGGAAACAAATCACCACGATACTCGGTCGGCCTGTTTACCTTCCACAGTGGGATGATTCACATTCCGCAAGAACTAGTCGATGACGAGCACCCTCTGCAGTTCAAATCATTTGAACATTATGGGCTCCTTCGATACTTTGCCACACTGCCTCAGTTACACGAGCGGACTGCCAAGGCGTACTGTGGCATCTGAGAGGGCTGAAATTTGATCTTGGTCCGACATAATTTGATGCTTGTACTTATTCCCCTGCCATGATAATCAAAACATAAACAGGAGACATAAAAACTTTACATTTAGTATGTATGGTCATTATATGTAGTGTGGTTCATCAAACTGATATTAATTTTAAGATGGAAATGGAGAATTATATATGGAATcttgttataatttgtatatcAGTATATTAGTCGATTATATTGTAAAATTTCAACTGGAACACTATAACCGATTGGATTCATTTCCAACTCAAAAACCtcatgaaattaatttgtagCTGTCTCTTTCTCGTTTAATTAGCAACATGCCACACGAACTTGTACCCGGGACCTAGCCTCATTTTTCAAGGAATACGGATGGCCGAAGTGTCAAGGAGTTTATACGAGGACTGGAGGATAATATTGAAGACTGAAGAAAAGACTAGGGTCATAGGTCATATCTGTGAACTTTCATTTAAATGACGCTCTTCGTGGAAAGTAGCTCTTCATCTTGCACGGTTGGGTAATTAATAACTGCAGTAAACACTAATTATGTATGCACGTAACATAATTACTCACTATTCAGTATTTACCAAGAAAATACGTGACTAATATG
The sequence above is drawn from the Punica granatum isolate Tunisia-2019 chromosome 5, ASM765513v2, whole genome shotgun sequence genome and encodes:
- the LOC116207744 gene encoding probable 2-oxoglutarate-dependent dioxygenase AOP1 — encoded protein: MGSLSDTLPRIPVIDFSGEDLKPQTDPWLRTTKLVKLALEEFGCFVAVYDKVSPDLQDTIFHELEGLFNLPNDVKARNIISDKPYFGYSGNHPLVPLLEGTGIDNATSLEGIQSFASLMWPAGNDRFSDTALSYVKQVSELERAVTRMLFDSYGLQENYYDSHVGSTNYMLRLMKYRAPDPEETDIGCDVHTDKSFFTILHQNEVNGLEIKTKGGDWVGFELSPSSFVVMAGDALMAWSNGRVHSAFHRVVMNRDIGNKSPRYSVGLFTFHSGMIHIPQELVDDEHPLQFKSFEHYGLLRYFATLPQLHERTAKAYCGI
- the LOC116207745 gene encoding 2-oxoglutarate-dependent dioxygenase AOP3-like; this translates as MGSFGPPVNLPHFHFSEDTLRPGTASWSSTCNVVRRALEDYGFFLVTYDKITPDMHDSTFNAVQELFDGVPTDTKMKNTYEKPLNGYVGQIPKLPLHESLGIDDATSFEGTQRFTDTMWPGTGNNSFCHTIHSYAKLAGNLDQIASRMIFESYGVEQHYDSYIKSTAYLLRLIKNRAPKGDEPNLGFINHTDKSFTTVLHQNGHVNGLEVEMKNGEWIKVEMSSSIFVVMAGDALMAWSNDRIQSPNHKVTIIGDQDRYTLAQFSFNNGVIQVPDQLVDDEHPLKYKPFDHLGLLRYYRTDEGYKSKCPIKSYCGIY